Proteins encoded in a region of the Paucidesulfovibrio longus DSM 6739 genome:
- a CDS encoding universal stress protein: MAMKKIMLGADGSEHSKHAARYAVDLAKAFGSKVVIVSTYRGQTIVTEDPAHQYTMKEMRRRAKHIQAWYQELMVKNEVEHESLLLDGPAAQAIADAAEREEADIIIIGSRGRSNIVGMILGSTAHILLHIARCPVLAIRLKHRLPSDK; encoded by the coding sequence ATGGCCATGAAGAAGATCATGCTCGGCGCCGACGGCTCCGAACACTCCAAGCACGCCGCGCGATACGCCGTGGACCTGGCCAAGGCGTTCGGCTCCAAGGTCGTGATCGTCTCCACGTATCGCGGCCAGACCATCGTCACCGAAGACCCCGCGCACCAGTACACCATGAAGGAGATGCGCCGCAGGGCGAAACACATCCAGGCGTGGTATCAGGAACTGATGGTCAAGAACGAGGTCGAGCACGAAAGCCTGCTCCTGGACGGCCCCGCAGCCCAGGCCATCGCCGACGCGGCGGAGCGCGAGGAAGCCGACATCATCATCATCGGCTCGCGCGGGCGCTCGAACATCGTGGGCATGATCCTCGGCAGCACCGCGCACATCCTGCTGCACATCGCCCGCTGCCCCGTGCTGGCCATCCGGCTCAAGCACCGTCTGCCCAGCGACAAGTAG
- a CDS encoding ABC transporter substrate-binding protein, translating into MGALASCQGSDPLLIGYVGPLTGKYSDLGVQGRNGVRLAIEHVNEAGGLRGRPVRLLAVNDFSTSNGTLEAFRSLASQGVRAAVGPMTSGQAVAAWPVMQDFDGLIISPTVATPSLSGRRDFFFRVISTNVDWGEALADYAANVLRLRSIVSVGDKNNAEYVKTFIEAFERRFTQLGGKIAAQIFFRTGDRDDWKPLLDTLDTYSPDGLLLVTSARDAADIARKVAVRRSPIQLLGPTWPASRDLLFFGGPAVENAVFATGFVDHSDYPPLVKFQRDYQARYGYNPSFAAAYGYEAATILLRGLEVGADSPDSFRDFLSRTGEFEGVYGKLRFDEYGDVVRSTRIIRVENGEFVNQQ; encoded by the coding sequence ATGGGCGCACTCGCTTCCTGCCAGGGAAGCGATCCCCTGCTGATTGGGTATGTCGGACCTTTGACCGGCAAATATTCGGACCTTGGCGTTCAGGGGCGAAACGGCGTGCGGCTGGCGATCGAGCACGTCAACGAGGCGGGCGGATTGCGCGGCAGGCCCGTGCGCCTGCTCGCGGTGAACGACTTCAGCACTTCGAACGGGACGCTGGAGGCTTTTCGCTCCCTCGCGTCCCAGGGAGTCCGGGCTGCGGTCGGCCCCATGACGAGCGGACAGGCCGTGGCCGCCTGGCCGGTCATGCAGGACTTCGACGGGCTGATCATCTCCCCCACGGTGGCGACTCCCAGCCTGAGCGGGCGCAGGGATTTCTTTTTCCGGGTCATTTCCACCAACGTGGACTGGGGCGAGGCCCTGGCCGACTATGCCGCAAACGTGTTGCGGCTGCGTTCCATCGTCTCCGTCGGCGACAAGAACAACGCCGAATATGTGAAGACCTTCATTGAGGCTTTCGAGCGCCGCTTCACCCAGCTGGGCGGAAAAATCGCCGCGCAGATTTTTTTCCGGACCGGGGATCGCGACGATTGGAAGCCGCTTCTGGACACCCTGGATACGTATTCGCCGGACGGACTGCTCCTGGTGACATCGGCGCGCGATGCGGCGGACATCGCCCGGAAGGTCGCCGTGCGCCGTTCTCCCATCCAGTTGCTCGGGCCGACCTGGCCCGCAAGCCGGGATCTGCTTTTCTTCGGAGGTCCGGCCGTGGAGAACGCGGTCTTCGCCACCGGGTTCGTGGACCACTCGGATTATCCGCCCCTGGTGAAGTTTCAGCGGGACTATCAGGCGCGCTACGGCTACAATCCCAGCTTCGCCGCGGCCTACGGCTACGAGGCGGCGACGATTCTGCTGCGGGGTTTGGAAGTGGGTGCGGATTCACCCGACTCGTTCCGCGATTTCCTCTCGCGGACAGGGGAGTTCGAAGGCGTCTACGGCAAGCTGCGTTTCGACGAATATGGGGATGTGGTTCGCAGCACCCGGATCATCCGCGTTGAAAACGGCGAGTTCGTGAACCAGCAGTAG
- a CDS encoding GNAT family N-acetyltransferase, protein MSVLIRRVREGDWRGCCAVEAACFPPDEAAEPDSVAERIRVFPQGFYVAEDISGTDSVIAGMINSGATSRNDITDEAFKKLVGHDPDGRNMVVFSLSVRPEWQGQGIARQLMERFVLESRTQGKACVLLLCKDFHIGFYEKLGFAHCGLSASTHGGAAWHEMRMRL, encoded by the coding sequence ATGAGCGTATTGATACGGCGGGTGCGAGAGGGCGACTGGCGAGGCTGCTGCGCTGTGGAGGCGGCCTGTTTTCCTCCGGACGAGGCTGCGGAGCCGGATTCGGTGGCCGAGCGCATCAGGGTTTTCCCGCAGGGATTCTACGTGGCCGAGGACATTTCCGGGACGGATTCCGTAATCGCGGGCATGATCAACAGCGGGGCCACGAGCAGGAACGACATCACGGACGAGGCCTTCAAGAAGCTGGTGGGCCACGACCCGGACGGGAGGAACATGGTGGTCTTTTCCCTGTCGGTGCGGCCCGAATGGCAGGGGCAGGGCATTGCCCGGCAGCTCATGGAGCGCTTCGTCCTGGAATCCCGCACCCAGGGCAAGGCGTGCGTCCTGCTGCTCTGCAAGGACTTTCATATCGGCTTCTATGAGAAGCTCGGATTCGCGCACTGCGGGCTTTCGGCCTCCACGCACGGCGGCGCGGCCTGGCACGAAATGCGGATGCGGCTCTAG
- a CDS encoding alpha/beta fold hydrolase yields the protein MKRICAALLVLLGVAGCAAGGHRWAARMDADPAWARIGVAAPLPVAGWLRGSARQLHVYIEGDGAAYATSSSPSLDPTPGVPAALLLALADPAPAVAYLGRPCQYVCAGECEPGWWTVRRFAPQAIQAQDALLTLAMETSGAERAVLFGYSGGGAVAALLSAERSDVAGLVTVAGNLDHALWTRLHGVTALSGSLNALDAAPRLGNVPQRHFVGERDAVVPEAVARSFCRALPQGTDVRIVVVPGLDHDGSAWAVRWPELLRELALPKSGR from the coding sequence ATGAAACGGATCTGCGCCGCGCTGCTGGTGCTGCTTGGAGTCGCGGGATGCGCCGCCGGGGGCCACCGCTGGGCCGCTCGCATGGACGCGGATCCGGCCTGGGCGCGCATCGGCGTCGCGGCCCCGCTTCCCGTTGCGGGATGGCTGCGCGGCAGCGCAAGGCAGCTGCACGTCTACATCGAAGGGGACGGCGCGGCCTATGCCACCTCTTCCAGTCCTTCCCTGGATCCCACGCCCGGAGTCCCGGCGGCCCTGCTTCTCGCCCTGGCAGATCCCGCTCCTGCCGTGGCCTATCTGGGCCGCCCGTGCCAATACGTCTGCGCCGGGGAGTGCGAGCCGGGCTGGTGGACGGTCCGGCGTTTCGCTCCGCAAGCGATCCAGGCCCAGGACGCCCTGCTGACCCTGGCCATGGAGACGTCCGGGGCCGAGCGCGCGGTGCTGTTCGGCTATTCCGGGGGCGGGGCCGTGGCGGCGCTGCTCTCGGCGGAGCGTTCCGACGTGGCCGGGCTGGTCACGGTCGCCGGGAACCTGGACCACGCCCTCTGGACCCGTCTGCACGGGGTGACTGCGCTGAGCGGGTCGCTGAACGCTCTGGACGCGGCTCCGCGCCTGGGAAATGTTCCGCAGCGGCATTTCGTGGGAGAGCGGGACGCCGTGGTCCCGGAAGCCGTGGCCCGCAGTTTCTGCCGCGCCCTGCCGCAGGGGACGGATGTCCGAATCGTGGTCGTGCCGGGGCTGGATCATGACGGCTCGGCCTGGGCCGTACGCTGGCCGGAACTGCTGCGGGAGCTTGCCTTGCCGAAAAGCGGCAGGTGA
- a CDS encoding HD domain-containing protein gives MNRPTIRKGLLDLVFSGAYMKRWNDKLRPLQLVEVDKQSHKMIVAWLLFTLNSRGLDDGARLALGEQVVEGGMYDYLFRLVITDIKPPVFYQIKANPEHYEKLSGWVLKTLRPLLAPMGEEFNRRMSEWLAVPEDSTLARRILTSAHLYASYSEFKLIKGLNPSGYDMDEIERSFLDRLEALQDVVGVSELLAGLRDEADAGAMARLAALCGHLRFQQRWSQTPRVPETTVLGHVFLVAAYAWLFSLEIGACRARRQNNFFAGLFHDLPELLTRDIISPVKKSAPEIAGLIHEYEDKELERQVLQPLRSGGYEDIAARLEYYLGKEIGSEFAACVMRGGKVQKVGSEELSRRFNADGFDPKDGELLKMCDSVAAFIEAYAAIKNGISADQLHQAVWRLRGLYSETSEIAGVQVGALLADFD, from the coding sequence ATGAACCGCCCCACGATACGCAAGGGACTTTTGGATCTCGTTTTTTCCGGCGCCTACATGAAGCGCTGGAACGACAAGCTGCGGCCGCTGCAATTGGTGGAAGTGGACAAGCAGTCGCACAAGATGATCGTGGCCTGGCTGCTCTTCACGCTCAACAGCCGGGGATTGGACGACGGCGCGCGGCTGGCCCTGGGCGAGCAGGTGGTCGAGGGCGGCATGTACGACTACCTCTTCCGGCTGGTGATCACGGACATCAAGCCCCCGGTGTTCTATCAGATCAAGGCCAATCCGGAGCACTACGAAAAGCTCTCCGGCTGGGTGCTCAAGACGCTGCGCCCGCTGCTCGCGCCCATGGGCGAGGAGTTCAACCGCCGCATGTCCGAATGGCTCGCCGTGCCGGAAGACTCGACCCTGGCCCGGCGCATCCTCACCTCGGCCCACCTTTATGCCAGCTATTCCGAATTCAAGCTCATCAAGGGGCTGAACCCGTCCGGCTACGACATGGACGAGATCGAGCGCAGCTTTCTGGACCGCCTGGAGGCGTTGCAGGACGTGGTCGGCGTGTCCGAGCTGCTCGCGGGCCTGCGCGACGAGGCCGACGCCGGGGCCATGGCCCGTCTGGCCGCGCTTTGCGGCCACCTGCGCTTCCAGCAGCGCTGGTCCCAGACGCCGCGCGTGCCCGAAACCACGGTGCTCGGCCATGTTTTTCTGGTGGCGGCCTACGCCTGGCTCTTCAGCCTGGAGATCGGGGCCTGCCGCGCCCGCAGGCAGAACAATTTCTTCGCGGGCCTGTTTCACGACCTGCCGGAGCTGCTCACGCGGGACATCATTTCCCCGGTGAAGAAATCCGCGCCGGAAATAGCGGGGCTGATCCACGAATACGAGGACAAGGAGCTGGAGCGGCAGGTATTGCAGCCGCTGCGCAGCGGCGGCTACGAGGACATCGCGGCCCGGCTCGAATATTATCTCGGCAAGGAGATCGGCTCCGAATTCGCGGCCTGCGTGATGCGCGGGGGCAAGGTCCAGAAGGTCGGCAGCGAGGAGCTTTCGCGCCGCTTCAACGCGGACGGCTTCGACCCCAAGGACGGCGAGCTGCTCAAGATGTGCGACAGCGTGGCCGCGTTCATCGAGGCCTACGCCGCCATCAAGAACGGCATCAGCGCGGACCAGCTGCACCAGGCGGTCTGGCGTCTGCGCGGGCTCTACAGCGAGACCTCGGAGATCGCCGGGGTCCAGGTGGGCGCGCTCCTGGCCGACTTCGACTGA
- the rlmD gene encoding 23S rRNA (uracil(1939)-C(5))-methyltransferase RlmD: MQKDQIIECLVESLAYGGRGVARVDGRVVFVEGAVPGQKVRARLTKVKKRFAEAVLVDQVSPSPEAAEPFCRHFGECGGCLFQNLAYEAQLREKGTQVEETMRRIGGVEFAEVLPPVGSPRTRAYRNKMEFAFEGVGAGLALGLRVRGGKRVVDVPACGLMSDKAIEVVREAGEFCRESGAPSWSPKNRKGFWRHLVVRQSRTDERILVHLITSLEKEHYEAAAALGEYLVAEVGVDGFAHSTRKSAQELAFGERRILTLGLERLTERIKAGDRELRFNISADAFFQPNTDTAEILYAAALDFADLQGGERVLDLYCGAGGFGLALAGKAESVLGLEMVEAAVLDARRNAEANGLTNCEFKVVDLDGGPEQPVRLPKAEVVVCDPPRGGMSVPLVEALKRMAPERIVAVSCDPPALARDIALLGYEPVRLLAVDQFPHTAHVECVALLKRAEA, translated from the coding sequence ATGCAAAAAGATCAAATCATCGAATGTCTCGTCGAGTCCCTGGCCTACGGCGGCCGGGGCGTGGCCCGCGTGGACGGCCGCGTCGTCTTTGTGGAGGGCGCCGTCCCCGGCCAGAAGGTCCGCGCGCGCCTGACCAAGGTCAAGAAGCGGTTCGCCGAGGCCGTTCTCGTGGACCAGGTCAGCCCCTCGCCCGAGGCTGCCGAGCCGTTCTGCCGCCACTTCGGCGAGTGCGGCGGCTGCCTGTTTCAGAACCTGGCCTACGAGGCGCAGCTGCGCGAAAAAGGCACGCAGGTCGAGGAGACCATGCGCCGCATCGGCGGAGTGGAGTTCGCCGAGGTGCTGCCCCCGGTGGGCTCGCCCCGGACGCGCGCCTACCGCAACAAGATGGAGTTCGCCTTCGAAGGCGTGGGCGCGGGGCTGGCCCTGGGCCTGCGCGTGCGCGGGGGCAAGCGCGTTGTGGACGTGCCCGCCTGCGGGCTCATGTCGGACAAGGCCATCGAAGTGGTGCGCGAGGCCGGGGAATTCTGCCGCGAGAGCGGCGCGCCTTCCTGGTCGCCCAAGAACCGCAAGGGCTTCTGGCGGCATCTCGTGGTGCGCCAGAGCCGGACGGACGAGCGCATCCTGGTCCACCTGATCACCTCGCTGGAAAAGGAACACTACGAAGCGGCCGCCGCCCTGGGCGAATACCTCGTGGCCGAAGTGGGGGTGGACGGCTTCGCCCATTCCACGCGCAAGAGCGCCCAGGAGCTGGCCTTCGGCGAACGGCGCATCCTGACTCTCGGCCTGGAGCGGCTCACCGAACGCATCAAGGCCGGGGACCGCGAACTGCGCTTCAACATTTCCGCGGACGCCTTTTTCCAGCCCAATACGGACACCGCCGAGATCCTCTACGCCGCGGCCCTCGATTTCGCCGATCTCCAGGGAGGAGAGCGCGTGCTCGACCTCTACTGCGGGGCGGGCGGCTTCGGGCTGGCCCTGGCCGGCAAGGCCGAAAGCGTCCTGGGCCTGGAGATGGTCGAGGCCGCCGTGCTCGACGCGCGCAGGAACGCCGAGGCCAACGGCCTGACCAATTGCGAATTCAAGGTCGTGGACCTGGACGGCGGACCGGAGCAGCCGGTCCGGCTGCCCAAGGCCGAGGTGGTGGTCTGCGATCCGCCGCGCGGCGGCATGTCCGTGCCCCTGGTGGAGGCGCTGAAGCGGATGGCCCCGGAGCGCATCGTGGCCGTGAGCTGCGACCCGCCCGCCCTGGCGCGTGACATCGCCCTGCTGGGCTACGAGCCCGTGCGCCTGCTCGCCGTGGACCAGTTCCCGCATACCGCGCATGTGGAATGCGTGGCCCTGCTGAAACGGGCGGAGGCGTAG
- a CDS encoding substrate-binding periplasmic protein has protein sequence MVLAVAAASLNPVPAGAGQSLSVATDYWPPFRIRGPEGLGGIDVDLMNVLSKRLGIEMKFEIMPWARCLVNMEGGSVDLMTGLARTPEREVYVRYAKEPYYMCAPAFYRLADAKDGEVGTYGDLRGLRIGFTRGSAYFDPFDSDEGLSKVMVAQEQMLIDMLLEEHIDVFVGTDCQVDYHLRQLGLLSRIVKTKYHPDERIKLYLGVSRRSPNVALFDALERELRRMVDDGTVDRIVSGYVGAGASREAAAN, from the coding sequence ATGGTCCTTGCCGTGGCCGCGGCCAGCCTGAACCCGGTGCCCGCCGGAGCCGGGCAATCCCTGTCCGTGGCCACGGACTACTGGCCGCCGTTCCGCATCCGGGGGCCAGAGGGTCTCGGCGGAATCGACGTCGACCTCATGAACGTTCTCTCGAAGCGCCTGGGCATCGAGATGAAATTCGAAATCATGCCCTGGGCACGCTGCCTCGTGAACATGGAAGGCGGCAGTGTGGACCTCATGACCGGGCTGGCAAGGACTCCGGAACGCGAGGTCTACGTCCGCTATGCGAAAGAACCCTATTATATGTGCGCGCCGGCATTCTACCGGCTCGCGGACGCAAAGGACGGCGAGGTCGGCACCTACGGCGACCTGCGCGGTCTGCGCATCGGCTTTACTCGCGGTTCGGCATATTTCGACCCGTTCGATTCGGACGAGGGCCTGAGTAAGGTCATGGTGGCCCAGGAACAGATGCTCATCGACATGCTCCTCGAAGAGCACATCGACGTGTTCGTCGGCACGGACTGCCAAGTGGACTACCACCTTCGGCAGCTTGGGCTTCTCAGCCGCATCGTCAAGACCAAATATCATCCGGATGAGCGCATCAAGCTGTACCTGGGCGTTTCCAGGCGTTCTCCCAATGTGGCGCTTTTCGACGCCCTGGAGCGGGAATTGCGGCGCATGGTTGATGACGGCACCGTGGACAGGATCGTGAGCGGGTATGTCGGGGCGGGGGCGTCGCGGGAAGCGGCGGCCAATTGA
- the amrS gene encoding AmmeMemoRadiSam system radical SAM enzyme — MRRAELWEPISENRVHCRLCRQYCVIPDGETGLCGVRENRGGVLHSLVYGKVAALNLDPVEKKPLYHFLPGSQTFSFGTAGCNFSCAFCQNETLSQTPRNGGGVPGRSASPEELVTAALRNQARSISYTYSEPTVFFEFMRDTAAEAQKAGLKNILVSNGFQSPACLEQLGPLIQAANIDLKAFTDKFYKELCGARLAPVLENLKTMRGMGWWLEITTLVIPGWNDSPEELGRIADFIGQELGRDTPWHVSRFHPQFRMATTPPTPVATLETALQAGKDAGLRFVYIGNVPGHDADNTYCRDCGARLLERVGFGVARNDVQDGKCGRCGVAVPGVWK; from the coding sequence ATGCGCCGAGCCGAACTCTGGGAGCCCATCAGCGAAAACAGGGTCCACTGCCGTCTGTGCCGTCAATATTGCGTCATTCCCGACGGGGAGACCGGACTCTGCGGGGTGCGCGAAAACCGGGGAGGCGTGCTCCATTCCCTGGTCTACGGCAAAGTCGCGGCCCTGAACCTCGACCCCGTAGAGAAGAAACCGCTTTATCATTTCCTTCCGGGATCGCAGACCTTTTCCTTCGGCACGGCGGGCTGCAACTTTTCCTGCGCCTTTTGCCAGAACGAAACCCTCTCCCAGACGCCGCGCAACGGCGGCGGCGTGCCTGGACGCTCCGCCTCGCCGGAGGAGCTGGTCACGGCCGCGCTGCGCAACCAGGCGCGCTCCATCTCCTATACCTACTCCGAGCCCACGGTCTTCTTCGAGTTCATGCGCGACACCGCGGCCGAGGCCCAAAAGGCGGGCCTCAAGAACATCCTCGTCTCCAACGGCTTCCAAAGCCCGGCCTGTCTGGAGCAGCTCGGCCCGCTGATCCAGGCCGCCAACATCGACCTCAAGGCCTTCACCGACAAGTTCTACAAGGAACTCTGCGGCGCGCGCCTGGCGCCCGTGCTGGAAAACCTCAAGACCATGCGGGGAATGGGCTGGTGGCTGGAGATAACGACCCTGGTCATCCCCGGCTGGAACGACTCGCCCGAGGAGCTGGGCCGGATCGCGGACTTCATCGGCCAGGAGCTGGGCAGGGACACGCCCTGGCACGTTTCGCGCTTCCACCCGCAATTCCGCATGGCCACCACGCCGCCCACGCCCGTGGCCACGCTGGAAACGGCGCTCCAGGCCGGAAAGGACGCCGGGCTGCGCTTCGTCTACATCGGCAACGTGCCCGGTCACGATGCGGACAACACCTACTGCCGGGACTGCGGGGCGCGGCTGCTGGAGCGGGTCGGGTTCGGCGTCGCGCGAAACGACGTGCAGGACGGCAAGTGCGGCAGATGCGGCGTCGCGGTCCCCGGCGTCTGGAAATGA
- a CDS encoding cupin domain-containing protein → MIAKNVKEVQGIQVKETSFKGQRREVKGVTVRWLSKAGRDAEGQPEYGLRHFTVEPGGVIPAHDHFYLQTMFIESGEFECYAYDPETGEPVESRVCRQGDWVYTSAREPHGMRNMSATEPGTFLCCICNVYSDEDTL, encoded by the coding sequence ATGATCGCTAAAAATGTCAAAGAGGTCCAAGGCATCCAGGTCAAGGAAACGAGCTTCAAGGGACAGCGCCGCGAGGTCAAGGGCGTGACCGTCCGCTGGCTCTCCAAAGCGGGCAGGGACGCGGAAGGCCAGCCCGAATACGGCCTGCGGCACTTCACGGTGGAGCCGGGCGGCGTCATCCCTGCGCACGACCATTTCTATCTCCAGACCATGTTTATCGAATCCGGCGAGTTCGAGTGCTACGCCTACGATCCGGAAACAGGCGAGCCCGTGGAATCGCGCGTCTGCCGCCAGGGAGACTGGGTCTATACCTCGGCCCGCGAACCGCACGGCATGCGCAACATGAGCGCAACGGAACCGGGAACCTTTCTCTGCTGCATCTGCAACGTGTACAGCGACGAAGACACGCTCTGA
- a CDS encoding autotransporter outer membrane beta-barrel domain-containing protein encodes MRTTTRFPGFPVLSSCLCALACAAILLATPALADAPPVSVDDPMGSSVSSLGLTSMGWLGGVSSGQGTHFSPTSVAEASGAETGLAAGDENTGRLDAWFIGSLAGNIEFDGKDSGLNGGIGLTWDTGDEWRFGGGLFANSRDLETNYTGSQQIDAFGPGVFAVYSPAGTGFEFSVNALWQTVDLRLERGYLQTGVERTSTGTTDAEVFGLSGRVQWTTAVTDDVSLTPFAEYLWQSVHMDGYSESEGPTLASFDSRDDQSNLTRLGLQADWNLFDGADTWAWLAWNHRFEDESSSLTGSTTGIASFHRKGSPLDQNWGDMGVGASWQLTERLSATTSLGYAFGCSDYTVPDLTATVGLNWRIW; translated from the coding sequence ATGCGCACGACGACACGTTTTCCCGGCTTTCCCGTCCTGTCCAGCTGCCTTTGCGCCCTCGCCTGCGCGGCAATCCTGCTTGCGACCCCGGCCCTGGCCGACGCTCCCCCTGTCAGCGTGGACGACCCCATGGGCAGCAGCGTTTCCAGCCTCGGCCTGACCTCCATGGGCTGGCTCGGCGGAGTCAGCAGCGGCCAAGGCACGCACTTCAGCCCGACCAGCGTCGCCGAGGCTTCCGGCGCAGAAACCGGACTCGCCGCAGGCGACGAGAACACGGGCCGACTGGACGCCTGGTTCATAGGCTCCCTGGCGGGGAACATCGAATTCGACGGGAAGGATTCCGGCCTGAACGGCGGAATCGGCCTGACCTGGGATACCGGGGACGAATGGCGATTCGGCGGCGGCCTGTTCGCCAACTCCCGCGACCTGGAAACCAATTACACGGGCTCCCAGCAGATCGACGCCTTCGGACCGGGCGTGTTCGCCGTCTACAGCCCCGCGGGCACCGGGTTCGAATTCAGCGTCAACGCCCTGTGGCAGACCGTGGACCTGCGCCTGGAGCGCGGCTATCTGCAGACCGGAGTCGAGCGCACCTCCACCGGCACCACGGATGCGGAAGTCTTCGGGCTGTCCGGCCGCGTGCAGTGGACCACGGCCGTCACGGACGACGTCTCCCTGACGCCCTTTGCCGAATATCTCTGGCAGAGCGTGCACATGGACGGCTATTCGGAATCCGAAGGCCCCACCCTGGCCAGCTTCGACTCCCGCGACGACCAGAGCAATCTCACCCGTCTGGGCCTCCAGGCGGACTGGAACCTTTTCGACGGCGCGGACACCTGGGCCTGGCTGGCCTGGAACCATCGCTTCGAGGATGAATCCTCGTCCCTGACCGGCAGCACCACCGGCATCGCCTCGTTCCACCGCAAGGGCTCGCCCCTGGACCAGAACTGGGGGGACATGGGCGTCGGCGCGAGCTGGCAGCTCACGGAACGCCTGAGCGCCACCACCAGCCTGGGCTACGCCTTTGGCTGTTCCGACTATACCGTGCCCGACCTCACCGCCACCGTGGGCCTGAACTGGCGCATCTGGTAG
- a CDS encoding potassium channel family protein, whose amino-acid sequence MIKKTCRAISNLLAKVPSLGWAICFLALIPVFAGIFTLHSDGFYHTTVRHEQSWHDLRQRIAAGVHDSIARSAGFASEDKMARRAGKAVDPEGILVTSVEPDDEGLSLRLLLPVVDELRNTAETRPVGVLLTDVYGLKKDVQGKTVHYYLAVPQGGEPWPVPASAIFPGDAAYPGGDAAILPVPSALHRDIRTLLDSARGFPSDNENVFWRMFYLSAVSITTLGYGDIVPINNTTRCLVSAEAILGLVLVGLFLNSLSHERDRQE is encoded by the coding sequence ATGATCAAAAAAACCTGCCGGGCCATTTCCAATCTGCTGGCCAAGGTGCCCAGCCTGGGCTGGGCGATTTGCTTCCTGGCCCTGATTCCCGTGTTCGCGGGCATATTCACCCTGCACAGCGACGGCTTCTACCACACCACGGTGCGCCACGAACAGTCCTGGCACGACCTGCGCCAGCGCATCGCCGCGGGCGTGCACGACTCCATCGCCCGCTCCGCGGGCTTCGCCTCCGAGGACAAAATGGCCCGCCGGGCAGGCAAGGCCGTGGACCCGGAAGGGATTCTCGTGACCAGCGTGGAGCCGGACGACGAGGGGCTCAGCCTGCGGCTGCTCCTGCCCGTGGTGGACGAGCTGCGCAACACGGCGGAAACCCGGCCCGTGGGCGTGCTGCTCACGGACGTCTACGGACTGAAGAAGGACGTGCAGGGCAAGACCGTGCACTATTACCTGGCCGTGCCGCAGGGCGGGGAGCCTTGGCCCGTGCCCGCCTCGGCCATCTTCCCGGGCGACGCGGCCTACCCCGGCGGGGACGCGGCCATACTGCCCGTGCCTTCGGCCCTGCACCGCGACATCCGCACCCTGCTGGACTCGGCGCGCGGCTTCCCCTCGGACAACGAAAACGTCTTCTGGCGGATGTTCTACCTTTCGGCGGTGTCCATCACGACCCTGGGATACGGCGACATCGTGCCCATCAACAACACCACGCGCTGCCTCGTTTCGGCCGAAGCCATCCTGGGGCTGGTCCTGGTGGGCCTGTTCCTGAACTCGCTCTCCCACGAGCGCGACCGCCAGGAGTAG
- a CDS encoding DUF3108 domain-containing protein → MPLLLLLASPALAGLKRTYPYGPGEKFTYEIYWTVVYAGQATLEIMPDTEIQGVPARHFHAEARTSDFIDSFYKVRDTIDSWTDMAVDRTLRFEQRQREGDYEKDTLLSFDWQGMTLENRGIQGFKNTLDLPGDVLDSLSVLFHFRTHGLFQDRVISGLVTDGRKIVPGSGRVVGRETIETPFGDLDCFRVEPDTRDIGGVFKKSDDARIEMWFTADERRIPVRIRSQVAVGHFSLELVDVRGVPGFGQGGK, encoded by the coding sequence TTGCCGCTTTTGCTCCTGCTCGCCTCTCCGGCGCTCGCCGGGTTGAAGCGGACCTACCCATACGGCCCCGGCGAAAAGTTCACCTATGAAATCTATTGGACCGTGGTCTACGCGGGCCAGGCCACGCTGGAAATCATGCCGGACACCGAGATCCAGGGGGTGCCCGCGCGCCACTTTCACGCCGAGGCGCGCACGTCGGACTTCATCGATTCCTTCTACAAGGTGCGCGACACCATCGATTCCTGGACGGACATGGCCGTGGACCGCACGCTCAGGTTCGAGCAGCGCCAGCGCGAGGGCGACTACGAGAAGGACACCCTGCTCAGCTTCGACTGGCAGGGCATGACCCTGGAAAATCGCGGCATCCAGGGCTTTAAGAACACCCTGGACCTGCCCGGCGACGTGCTCGATTCCCTGTCCGTGCTCTTCCATTTCCGCACGCACGGACTCTTTCAGGACCGGGTCATCAGCGGACTGGTCACGGACGGGCGCAAGATCGTGCCCGGCTCCGGCCGGGTGGTGGGGCGCGAAACCATAGAAACGCCCTTCGGCGACCTGGATTGCTTCCGGGTCGAGCCGGACACCAGGGACATCGGCGGGGTCTTCAAGAAAAGCGACGACGCCCGCATCGAGATGTGGTTCACGGCGGACGAGCGGCGCATTCCCGTGCGCATCCGCAGCCAGGTGGCGGTGGGGCATTTTTCGCTGGAGCTGGTGGACGTGCGGGGAGTGCCCGGTTTTGGGCAAGGCGGGAAATAA